A genome region from Arachis duranensis cultivar V14167 chromosome 8, aradu.V14167.gnm2.J7QH, whole genome shotgun sequence includes the following:
- the LOC107460486 gene encoding acyl-CoA-binding domain-containing protein 1 isoform X1 — protein sequence MGDWQPLLQSIFIGLIFSYLLAKLISVVVSFNNDNLTVTRASAEEDDSNPIRTATGPDRGGGVSEASNNRFEQESVMAEQGSVRAESLDGDDDYDDDDWEGVETTELDEAFSAATAFVAAAAADRLSQKVSSDVQLQLYGLYKIATEGPCSTPQPSALKMTARAKWQAWQKLGAMPPEDAMQKYIDIVTELYPSWLDGSSLRSKSYGGGGSSSEAKGPMGPVFSTYVYEEEYGSDLTMDAIHGFAREGDMANLLKCIESGISVNLKDSEGRTPLHWAVDRGHRNVTELLLERNADVNCKDNEGQTPLHYAVMCDREAIAEYLVKHNADTNLKDNDGSSPHDICESNWSCLQQLGEPN from the exons ATGGGAGACTGGCAACCCCTTCTCCAATCCATTTTCATCGGTCTCATTTTTTCTTACCTTCTTGCCAAGCTCATCTCCGTTGTTGTCTCCTTCAACAACGACAACCTAACCGTCACGCGCGCCTCCGCCGAAGAAGATGACAGCAATCCTATACGGACCGCCACGGGACCCGACCGAGGCGGCGGCGTCTCCGAAGCAAGTAACAATCGCTTTGAGCAGGAGTCTGTCATGGCGGAGCAGGGAAGTGTGAGGGCCGAGAGTTTGGACGGCGACGACGACTACGACGATGACGATTGGGAAGGTGTGGAGACCACCGAACTCGACGAGGCGTTCAGCGCCGCCACAGCGTTCGTGGCTGCCGCCGCCGCCGATCGGTTGTCGCAGAAGGTGTCGAGCGACGTGCAGCTACAGCTCTATGGGCTGTACAAGATCGCCACTGAAGGTCCCTGTAGCACGCCGCAGCCTTCGGCGTTGAAGATGACAGCACGTGCCAAATG GCAAGCGTGGCAGAAATTGGGAGCTATGCCTCCTGAGGATGCAATGCAGAAGTACATTGATATTGTGACAGAGCTATATCCTTCTTGGCTTGATGGTTCATCTTTG CGGAGCAAGAGTTACGGTGGTGGTGGCTCTAGTTCAGAGGCTAAGGGACCGATGGGGCCAGTATTTAGCACTTATGTATATGAAGAGGAATATGGCAGTGACTT GACAATGGATGCCATTCATGGATTTGCTAGAGAAGGAGATATGGCTAATCTGCTCAAGTGTATAGAAAGTGGTATTTCagtgaatttgaagg ACAGTGAGGGCCGGACACCATTACATTGGGCCGTGGACCGTGGCCACCGTAATGTCACAGAGCTGCTGCTTGAGAGGAATGCTGATGTGAATTGCAAG GATAATGAGGGACAAACTCCGTTGCATTACGCTGTTATGTGTGATAGAGAAGCAATAGCTGAGTATTTAGTGAAGCATAATGCAGACACAAATTTAAAGGATAATGATGGCAGTTCCCCGCATGATATCTGTGAGTCAAACTGGTCGTGTTTGCAGCAACTGGGGGAACCAAATTGA
- the LOC107460486 gene encoding acyl-CoA-binding domain-containing protein 2 isoform X2, producing the protein MGDWQPLLQSIFIGLIFSYLLAKLISVVVSFNNDNLTVTRASAEEDDSNPIRTATGPDRGGGVSEASNNRFEQESVMAEQGSVRAESLDGDDDYDDDDWEGVETTELDEAFSAATAFVAAAAADRLSQKVSSDVQLQLYGLYKIATEGPCSTPQPSALKMTARAKWQAWQKLGAMPPEDAMQKYIDIVTELYPSWLDGSSLRSKSYGGGGSSSEAKGPMGPVFSTYVYEEEYGSDLTMDAIHGFAREGDMANLLKCIESGISVNLKGTKFLKDTMLSA; encoded by the exons ATGGGAGACTGGCAACCCCTTCTCCAATCCATTTTCATCGGTCTCATTTTTTCTTACCTTCTTGCCAAGCTCATCTCCGTTGTTGTCTCCTTCAACAACGACAACCTAACCGTCACGCGCGCCTCCGCCGAAGAAGATGACAGCAATCCTATACGGACCGCCACGGGACCCGACCGAGGCGGCGGCGTCTCCGAAGCAAGTAACAATCGCTTTGAGCAGGAGTCTGTCATGGCGGAGCAGGGAAGTGTGAGGGCCGAGAGTTTGGACGGCGACGACGACTACGACGATGACGATTGGGAAGGTGTGGAGACCACCGAACTCGACGAGGCGTTCAGCGCCGCCACAGCGTTCGTGGCTGCCGCCGCCGCCGATCGGTTGTCGCAGAAGGTGTCGAGCGACGTGCAGCTACAGCTCTATGGGCTGTACAAGATCGCCACTGAAGGTCCCTGTAGCACGCCGCAGCCTTCGGCGTTGAAGATGACAGCACGTGCCAAATG GCAAGCGTGGCAGAAATTGGGAGCTATGCCTCCTGAGGATGCAATGCAGAAGTACATTGATATTGTGACAGAGCTATATCCTTCTTGGCTTGATGGTTCATCTTTG CGGAGCAAGAGTTACGGTGGTGGTGGCTCTAGTTCAGAGGCTAAGGGACCGATGGGGCCAGTATTTAGCACTTATGTATATGAAGAGGAATATGGCAGTGACTT GACAATGGATGCCATTCATGGATTTGCTAGAGAAGGAGATATGGCTAATCTGCTCAAGTGTATAGAAAGTGGTATTTCagtgaatttgaagg GGACCAAGTTCCTTAAGGACACCATGTTATCAGCATGA